A DNA window from Thalassospiraceae bacterium LMO-JJ14 contains the following coding sequences:
- the ectA gene encoding diaminobutyrate acetyltransferase, with protein MTISERLDRIDSDLILRRPTPEDGVAVNELVEQCKPLDENSVYCNLLQCSHFSQTSALAELDGDVAGFVSGYVMPEHEDSLFVWQVAVAPEARGLSLAKRMVFDILRRPSIKGIRHIKTTITPDNKASHGVFKSIARELGADIERDVLFDREEHFDGQQKTEMLWNIGPFKRSDLMPVLSRAA; from the coding sequence ATGACGATTTCCGAACGCCTTGACCGTATTGACAGCGACCTGATTCTGCGCCGCCCGACCCCCGAAGACGGGGTGGCGGTGAATGAACTGGTTGAACAGTGCAAGCCGCTCGACGAGAACTCGGTCTACTGCAATCTGCTGCAATGTTCGCATTTCAGCCAGACCAGCGCGCTTGCCGAACTGGATGGCGACGTTGCCGGCTTTGTTTCGGGCTATGTGATGCCTGAACACGAAGACAGCCTGTTCGTCTGGCAGGTTGCCGTGGCGCCCGAAGCACGCGGCCTGTCGTTGGCCAAACGGATGGTGTTCGATATTCTGCGGCGCCCTTCGATCAAGGGCATCCGCCACATCAAGACGACGATCACGCCGGATAACAAGGCATCGCACGGCGTTTTCAAGTCGATTGCCCGCGAACTTGGCGCGGATATCGAAAGGGATGTTCTGTTCGACCGTGAAGAGCATTTCGACGGCCAGCAAAAAACCGAGATGCTGTGGAACATCGGTCCGTTCA
- a CDS encoding MarR family transcriptional regulator — protein MDQLNEALVSIRQILRATELHGKALRVATGLKTSQLLVLQALEDTPEMTVGKITAQVHMAQATVTMIVVRLEELGLVVRSRGTTDKRKVFVSLTKAGHEILEQAPEALHQRFAEQFVPLKEWEKTMLVASLQRVASMLDASDIDAAPILQFGSTDQSES, from the coding sequence ATGGATCAACTGAACGAAGCGCTGGTCTCGATCAGACAGATTCTCCGCGCCACGGAACTGCACGGCAAGGCGCTGCGCGTGGCCACCGGGCTCAAAACATCGCAACTACTGGTGTTGCAGGCGCTGGAAGACACGCCGGAAATGACCGTCGGCAAAATTACCGCCCAGGTACACATGGCCCAGGCCACGGTGACCATGATCGTCGTCAGACTTGAAGAGCTGGGCCTTGTCGTCCGCAGCCGCGGCACGACGGACAAGCGCAAGGTCTTCGTCAGCCTGACCAAAGCCGGCCATGAAATTCTGGAGCAGGCACCGGAAGCGCTGCACCAGCGGTTCGCGGAACAGTTCGTCCCCCTGAAGGAATGGGAAAAGACCATGCTCGTCGCATCCCTGCAACGGGTCGCATCCATGCTGGATGCATCCGACATAGACGCCGCACCAATCTTGCAGTTTGGATCAACCGATCAATCGGAAAGCTGA
- a CDS encoding glyoxalase superfamily protein, with product MDKSNLLPPIEDIKSQAKALRRALNDDGSDISHSRSLELVAKTYGYRDWNTLYATAGNRRDLKLRPGQRVSGEYLGQRFAAEIIGIVRHSEDRQRITLQFDRPVDVITFEGMSNYRSRVSCVINNDGVTAEKTSNGRHHLRLERP from the coding sequence ATGGACAAATCGAACCTATTACCACCTATTGAAGATATCAAAAGCCAGGCGAAAGCCCTGCGCCGAGCACTCAATGACGATGGCTCAGACATCAGTCATAGCCGTTCACTTGAGCTTGTCGCAAAGACTTATGGGTATCGAGATTGGAACACCCTGTACGCAACAGCCGGCAATCGTCGTGATCTGAAATTACGGCCCGGGCAGCGCGTATCCGGCGAATACCTCGGTCAACGATTTGCCGCCGAGATCATTGGTATTGTCCGCCATTCCGAAGACCGGCAGCGGATAACGCTCCAATTCGATCGCCCTGTTGACGTCATTACCTTCGAAGGTATGTCCAACTACAGATCGCGTGTTTCGTGCGTCATTAACAACGACGGTGTGACGGCAGAAAAAACGTCGAACGGCCGCCATCACCTACGTCTTGAGCGGCCGTGA
- a CDS encoding succinyl-CoA synthetase subunit alpha — protein MIIPRKETRILVQGITGKQGTFWTERMQEYGATVVGGVNPKKAGTEHCGVPVHASAVDAQNDTGFDASLLFIPPLGVKAAALDAIEAGAKMILCLTEHVPVHDVMYVMAAAKEAGTQIVGPNTAGGVTVDETFMGFMPAFNQRIFKKGTVGVLSRSGSLGTLMCQNIVSAGYGQTAFVGIGGDPVIGTTTRNALEALDNFPGTEAVVMVGEIGGAMEEDAAEYAKAMSKPVIAFIAGGAAPPGKKMGHAGAIVMGDKGTYASKKTALEAAGVNVLSTPVHVGDALKEAFS, from the coding sequence ATGATTATCCCACGCAAGGAAACGCGCATTCTGGTGCAGGGCATCACCGGCAAGCAGGGCACCTTCTGGACCGAACGGATGCAGGAATACGGCGCCACCGTGGTCGGCGGCGTGAACCCGAAAAAGGCAGGGACCGAACACTGTGGCGTGCCGGTGCACGCGTCCGCCGTCGATGCCCAGAACGATACGGGCTTCGATGCTTCGTTGCTGTTCATTCCGCCGCTGGGCGTCAAAGCCGCAGCGCTCGACGCCATCGAGGCCGGTGCGAAAATGATCCTGTGCCTGACCGAACACGTGCCGGTGCACGACGTCATGTACGTCATGGCGGCGGCAAAAGAAGCCGGCACGCAGATCGTCGGTCCCAACACCGCGGGTGGCGTCACGGTCGACGAAACCTTCATGGGCTTCATGCCGGCGTTCAATCAGCGCATCTTCAAGAAGGGGACGGTCGGCGTACTGTCGCGCTCAGGCTCGCTCGGCACGCTGATGTGCCAGAACATCGTCTCGGCGGGTTATGGCCAGACGGCGTTCGTTGGTATAGGCGGCGACCCGGTGATCGGCACGACGACCCGTAATGCCCTGGAAGCGCTCGATAATTTCCCCGGTACCGAAGCCGTCGTCATGGTCGGCGAGATCGGCGGCGCGATGGAAGAAGACGCAGCCGAATATGCAAAGGCGATGTCGAAGCCGGTCATTGCCTTTATTGCCGGGGGCGCCGCCCCGCCGGGCAAGAAAATGGGCCATGCGGGCGCCATCGTCATGGGTGACAAGGGAACGTATGCGTCGAAGAAAACCGCGCTCGAAGCGGCCGGCGTCAACGTGCTGTCGACGCCCGTGCATGTCGGTGACGCTTTGAAAGAGGCGTTTTCTTAA
- a CDS encoding ATP-grasp domain-containing protein, with protein sequence MNFEEYAAKPLLAQSGIKVPESMLVYHPDAAAEAAERLGGCVVKAQVPTGKRGKAGGIKLADSPDEARAHAKAILGMTIGTHTVEKVLVEEKSDIRREFYAAVLNDPVSKGPMVMFSTEGGMDIEEIAADTPEKLKSHAVDIRKGFSLDDAAALIAGLDLSGAEAGVADTLVKLYDAYMVNDAELLEINPLIVTGDGSVVALDCKFTLDDSAIKRQEDLATKGAPEKLTELEARGEAAGIKYIELDGDVCVLANGAGLTMTTMDVVRHHGGAPANFCEIGGEAYTKAKFALEMVLAKPGIKSLVVNFCGAFARCDVMMEGLLGAWEELKPDIPVFFSIAGTGDEEAIRMLKEKLGMDPLPNMSEACKAAVDAAKGSA encoded by the coding sequence ATGAACTTCGAGGAATATGCGGCGAAGCCGCTTTTGGCGCAAAGCGGCATCAAGGTACCGGAAAGCATGCTGGTATATCATCCGGATGCGGCGGCGGAAGCGGCCGAGCGGCTGGGCGGCTGCGTCGTCAAGGCGCAGGTGCCGACCGGCAAGCGCGGCAAGGCGGGCGGCATCAAACTCGCCGACAGCCCGGATGAAGCCAGGGCGCACGCCAAGGCGATCCTCGGCATGACCATCGGCACACACACCGTCGAAAAGGTGCTGGTCGAGGAAAAATCCGATATCCGCCGAGAGTTCTATGCCGCGGTGCTGAACGATCCGGTGTCCAAGGGACCGATGGTCATGTTCTCGACCGAGGGCGGCATGGATATCGAGGAGATCGCCGCCGATACGCCGGAGAAACTGAAATCCCACGCTGTCGACATCCGCAAAGGCTTCAGCCTCGATGACGCGGCGGCGCTGATCGCCGGTCTCGATCTGTCGGGCGCCGAAGCGGGCGTCGCGGACACGCTGGTGAAACTCTACGACGCCTACATGGTCAACGATGCGGAGCTGCTGGAAATCAATCCGCTGATCGTCACCGGCGACGGTTCGGTCGTGGCGCTGGACTGCAAGTTCACGCTCGATGACAGCGCCATCAAACGTCAGGAGGACCTGGCCACCAAAGGTGCGCCGGAAAAGCTGACGGAACTTGAAGCGCGCGGTGAGGCTGCCGGGATCAAATACATCGAACTCGACGGCGACGTCTGTGTACTGGCCAACGGCGCCGGTCTGACAATGACGACGATGGATGTTGTCCGCCACCACGGCGGCGCGCCCGCCAACTTCTGCGAGATCGGCGGCGAGGCCTATACGAAAGCGAAATTCGCCCTGGAAATGGTGCTGGCCAAGCCCGGCATCAAAAGTCTGGTCGTCAATTTCTGCGGCGCCTTCGCGCGTTGCGACGTGATGATGGAAGGGCTGCTGGGCGCCTGGGAAGAGCTGAAACCCGATATCCCGGTGTTCTTTTCCATCGCCGGAACCGGCGACGAGGAAGCGATCCGGATGCTGAAGGAAAAGCTCGGCATGGATCCGCTGCCCAACATGAGCGAGGCCTGCAAGGCCGCCGTGGACGCCGCGAAAGGGAGTGCATGA
- a CDS encoding aldehyde dehydrogenase family protein produces MSTQAAAKASEQGPEKEIIRGLVAKARAAMAQFANADQARVDEAVTALAWSIYEPGRARELAELAVEDTGLGNVESKVIKNTRKTFGCLRDLSRVKSVGIIEEIPEKGLVKYAKPVGVVAAVTPSTNPAATPVNKAMFAIKGRNAVIIAPSPAGLGTTTKTVSYMRAELEKIGLPADLVQVLPAPVNKELTQQLMNQSDLVIVTGSQNNVKRAYSSGTPAIGVGAGNVPVIIDETADFDDAAEKITMSKIFDNSTSCSSENSLIILDSVYDKAMDALKRAGGYLCSAEEKDKVEENLWVDGHLNRHVIAKDADVLADVFGLGEQAKGNKFFMVEEGSADADSPFIDEKLSLVLTVYRAKDMDDVIRQLNTILDVCGKGHSVGIHTNVPEHATRLAEEIDVVRVLVNQAHTFGNGGGFNNGLNFTLSMGGGTWAGNSISDNLNYTHFINITHLVKTIPEDKPSEEELFGGYWEKFGR; encoded by the coding sequence ATGAGCACCCAAGCTGCTGCAAAAGCATCTGAACAAGGACCTGAAAAAGAAATCATCCGTGGATTGGTCGCCAAGGCCCGCGCCGCGATGGCGCAGTTCGCCAATGCCGACCAGGCCCGCGTCGATGAAGCGGTGACGGCGCTGGCGTGGTCGATTTACGAGCCGGGCCGGGCGCGCGAGCTTGCCGAGCTGGCGGTTGAGGATACGGGCCTCGGCAACGTCGAAAGCAAGGTCATCAAGAACACGCGCAAGACCTTCGGTTGCCTGCGCGATCTCAGCCGCGTCAAATCGGTCGGCATCATCGAGGAAATTCCCGAAAAGGGCCTCGTCAAATACGCCAAGCCGGTCGGTGTCGTCGCTGCCGTGACGCCGTCGACCAACCCGGCCGCGACCCCGGTCAACAAGGCAATGTTTGCCATCAAGGGCCGCAACGCGGTGATCATTGCGCCGTCGCCGGCCGGTCTCGGCACGACGACGAAAACCGTCAGCTACATGCGCGCCGAACTTGAAAAAATCGGCCTTCCCGCCGATCTGGTGCAGGTCCTGCCGGCGCCCGTGAACAAGGAACTGACGCAGCAGCTCATGAACCAGTCCGATCTGGTCATCGTCACCGGCTCGCAGAACAACGTGAAACGCGCCTATTCATCGGGCACGCCGGCCATTGGCGTCGGCGCCGGGAACGTCCCGGTGATCATCGACGAGACGGCGGATTTCGACGATGCGGCGGAAAAGATCACCATGTCGAAGATCTTCGACAACTCAACCTCGTGCTCGTCGGAAAACTCTCTGATCATTCTCGACAGCGTCTATGACAAGGCGATGGATGCGCTCAAGCGCGCCGGGGGCTATCTCTGCTCGGCCGAGGAAAAGGACAAGGTCGAGGAAAACCTTTGGGTCGACGGGCATCTGAACCGCCACGTCATCGCCAAGGATGCCGACGTGCTGGCCGATGTCTTCGGCTTGGGCGAGCAGGCCAAGGGCAACAAGTTCTTCATGGTCGAGGAAGGCTCGGCCGATGCCGACAGCCCGTTTATCGACGAGAAACTCTCGCTGGTGCTGACCGTTTACCGCGCCAAGGACATGGACGACGTCATCCGCCAGTTGAATACGATCCTCGATGTCTGCGGCAAGGGCCATTCGGTCGGTATCCACACCAACGTGCCAGAGCATGCGACACGCCTGGCCGAGGAAATCGACGTGGTCCGCGTGCTGGTCAATCAGGCGCACACGTTCGGAAACGGCGGCGGCTTCAACAACGGCCTCAACTTCACGCTTTCCATGGGCGGCGGGACGTGGGCCGGGAACTCGATTTCCGACAACCTGAACTACACGCACTTCATCAACATCACGCATCTCGTCAAAACCATTCCCGAGGACAAGCCTTCCGAAGAAGAGCTGTTCGGCGGCTATTGGGAAAAATTCGGGCGATAA
- a CDS encoding Fur family transcriptional regulator: MTDADRLTKNQKAVLGRLEKAGRAMTAYEILDDVRAQGIRAPAQVYRALESLMELSLVHRIESMNAFVACAHEHDSGGHEHRHNAAVAFAICDDCGAVSEIPVPKAVKTLGALAGGNGFVTERAVVELHGHCGACSHD; encoded by the coding sequence ATGACCGATGCGGACCGCCTGACGAAGAACCAGAAGGCCGTGCTCGGTCGCCTTGAAAAGGCGGGTAGGGCGATGACGGCGTACGAAATCCTCGACGATGTCCGCGCACAGGGCATCCGCGCCCCGGCGCAGGTCTACCGCGCCCTCGAAAGCCTGATGGAACTGTCGCTCGTACATCGTATTGAAAGCATGAACGCCTTTGTCGCGTGTGCACATGAACATGACAGCGGTGGGCACGAACACCGCCATAACGCCGCCGTCGCGTTTGCGATTTGTGACGACTGCGGCGCGGTTTCGGAAATTCCGGTCCCGAAAGCCGTGAAAACCCTGGGCGCACTGGCGGGAGGCAACGGCTTCGTGACCGAGCGCGCCGTCGTCGAATTGCATGGACATTGCGGTGCCTGCAGTCACGACTAG
- a CDS encoding metal ABC transporter permease, with product MDDFLLRALLAGIGVALVAGPLGCFIIWRRMAYFGDTMAHSALLGVALAVLFDVSITGAVFAVAALGALALIALQRRATLSSDALLGILSHSTLALGIVIVAMMTWLRIDLMAFLFGDILAVSWTDIVMIYGGGAVVLGVLAIIWRPLLAGTISSELAAAEGLHPERARVVFMLLMAAVIAIAMKVVGILLITSLLIIPAATARRYASGPEIMAVLAALAGSGAVFAGLGGSLAWDTPSGPSIVVAAAVIFLVSLLPRRFRRVALGDGGRR from the coding sequence ATGGATGATTTTCTGCTCCGCGCCCTGTTGGCCGGGATCGGCGTTGCGCTGGTCGCGGGGCCGCTCGGCTGTTTCATCATCTGGCGGAGGATGGCGTATTTCGGCGATACCATGGCACATTCGGCGCTGCTCGGCGTCGCACTGGCCGTGCTTTTCGATGTCTCAATCACGGGGGCCGTGTTTGCCGTCGCCGCCCTCGGTGCCTTGGCGCTGATCGCCCTGCAGCGGCGCGCAACCCTGTCCAGCGATGCGCTGCTGGGGATTCTTTCGCATTCGACGCTGGCGCTGGGGATCGTCATCGTTGCCATGATGACCTGGCTCAGGATCGATCTGATGGCGTTTCTGTTCGGCGATATCCTTGCCGTGTCGTGGACCGATATCGTGATGATTTACGGCGGCGGTGCCGTTGTCCTGGGCGTTCTCGCCATAATCTGGCGGCCTTTGCTGGCCGGCACCATCAGTAGCGAACTGGCGGCAGCCGAAGGCCTGCACCCGGAACGTGCGCGGGTCGTCTTCATGCTTTTGATGGCTGCGGTGATCGCCATCGCCATGAAGGTGGTGGGAATCTTGCTGATTACGTCCTTGCTGATCATTCCCGCGGCAACGGCCAGGCGGTATGCGTCCGGGCCAGAGATCATGGCCGTCCTTGCCGCGCTCGCGGGGAGTGGCGCTGTTTTTGCCGGTCTTGGCGGCTCGCTGGCATGGGATACGCCATCGGGACCCAGCATCGTCGTTGCGGCGGCCGTTATTTTTCTGGTCAGTTTGCTGCCCCGCCGGTTTCGCCGGGTGGCCTTAGGTGACGGGGGGCGGCGATGA